The segment GGCTTGAGAGTGAAGCTTGGGGAGCTTGTGCTGGGCAGACAGTAGGTGGTGAAACAACActatcttttcttatttttcttcccTTTTGTAAGCATAATGTCTGTTTTTGAAGTCACTTCATCGTGCCTCTGGAGATTTACGTAATCGACTGCTTTGGCACTTCAAAGAAGAAACAAAGTACACAACCTCCACGATATTATTCATCTTTAATCTTCATACAAACATCAAGACAAGACAAATGGCGATTGTGGTTTTGCCACTGGCCTTGCATAATGAGTATGTCGTAACTCCCATGATGGCCCGGGAGATCGACGTACAGTAAAAGGACAAAGCGCCAGTCACGGTTATTGTAACGAACAATTAAATAACATGTGCTCACATACTCCGACATAATTCTAAGATtgtctttattaaataaataaatactgggtTCTTTCTGATAATAAGTTATGTCCATGGCATTGCAGGTCGTGTCCACACAGTGAAATGCAGCCGGTTCTTCTCCCAACACAGGTTGGGAAGACACTACAGCATCGGATCGTTTGACGACGCAGCACGTGTCCTTAAGCAGGAATGTTTTCACAGTTAAATGAAATCTGCTCTCAAGAGAGCTACATCCAAGCACCCCGCCTTGCTGAAACCTCCTTGCCTCAACATTAACACCTCCGTTTGGCTTCAACAAAGCAAgatttctgcattaaaaaaagataaactaTTTGTCACGATTTCATCCTTGCCTCTGGTCCCAGCCCAGCTCATTTGCAAAACTCCATGACATCTCCTCCCATCTTCGACACTCCCATCCAGCCGTATGTAGTCCACATTCTTGTCCTTTCAAAGCAAAGTACTCCATGGCTTCAGTTGCATCTCTGCAACAGCATGTTAAGTGCATAGTCCATGCGGCTGCGCAGGTCTGTCGAGCAGCCGGACACGAGCAGGGTGCTGAGCTGCAGCGTGGTGGACACGCGGTCCTCGTTGATGTATGTCAGGAGGTATTCCTCGCTCTGATTGCACAGGATGATCTTGGTGTGATCGTGGTAGAAGTTCACCTGTGGGAATAACGTGCGTTTAGCATTCCACGTCAGCATTTCAGTATTAGATGCTTTTGCATTCTAGAAGTACAGACAGGAAGTCTTACCTGGAAAGTGCCATCATTGAAGAGCATCATGAGTGCCCGATCAGACTTGAGCCACTGAAGAAGATACAATCTGGGTTTGCCTGCATCTGTGACATTGGGTAAATCACCTCCCTGTTGAGGAATAGCAAGAAGTATCAGAAAATCTGATGCAAATTGCTTAGTTGTGGATTAAAGACACTGTGGATTATCTGCACTGACACTTCTAAACAAAACTTGAGCTGAATTATGACACTATTGATTCCTGTAGAGCTACTTGAAATGACGGTTTCATAATTGATAGATTTTGCAAcactggttttttttttaatggaattgaatcaacattgaactgactAGGCTAAATAACGAACgacactattgtcttctgtagagctgcgtATAGCTGAATTGAACTTGTTTCACAATTTGTTTGAAATGAACTTCAATAAAGACACCACTGCCTTTTTTGTAAGCATTtgaaaaagttatatattattttatttttcttgtgaaactgctgtactgtataaagcactGCAGTATATAAACAATGATGACTTGATTTGATAGCAATCACATTTCGACCAAGCGAGGACACTTACATCCATCAAATTCTCCTCCATGTAGTGGGCGAAGTATTTTAAGATGGTGACCTGGCCGACAAACTGCTCTGGGGCTTCGCTAGTGGAGAAGACTGAACATTGTCCCAGCTCTGCGTAGTAATGCACCGTCCTGAAGGTCAAAAAGACACATTAGTCTTCATGCaatcaatgctttttttttagctaaaaagACATCTGGGATCTTAAACATACTTTTTGTCCGACAGCAGGCTCATGTGAGTGCCGTTGTTGAAGAGAACGCCAACTGTGTGATCTGACAACTGGTAGCCAAAGCCGTACTTGTTGGAATAGTCCACCCACTTAGTCACCCACTGGAAGCTGCTGTTCATGCTCTCTTTCGAAATGTCATTAGCTGTGAACGAGAAATCCAAATGGATTAATAAAAGAGACTTTGCATTTGAGAAACAGATGGCGTTCAGATCGTCTGATACGCACCTTCCGGCATGTTCTCCAGACAGCCTCGCAGTACTCTGGCCACGGTGTCTGCAACGCTTCCCATTGTACTGTCCTCAAGACCTGAAGACACAGAAAGCACCAAAACCCATTAGATATCACATTAAAACCTCCATTAACATCCTTAATTTGAAACCCAAAAAAACGTGCAACGTACattcactgctgctgctgcagctCCCGAGGGTTCCTCGCACTATCATTCGAATGCTGTCTTTAATGTGCTGTTTGCTGCTGGTGTCCTTCATCGGGACAGCTGGTTTTCCAGCAGCTGGGATGGGGGGTTTACTGTCCTGTGGGAAATTATGGAATGTGGGGTTAGGTTACAATCTTAAAACTATCTGCTCAACTCTGACGAAGGATGTAGGAGCTCACCTCAAGAGTTTGTCTGCAGGGTTGAGGGCTGATTGCCGTTTTCCGGAGGTCAAGGCATAGTCTGTTTATGTCATCCTCCTCCTTGGTTGGTTTATCTGCCAGAAACAAGGCGTTTATTAGTCTGATTATGCAATTTGGGTAATCCAGAAATGGTTTAGGGTAAACTAGTAAGTGCTTACTTTGAGTCTCCAAGTACTTGGCTTTGTCCTTCTTTCCACCGAACAGGGCGGCTGCGGCTTTCTTGAAGAAGCTCTTGGCAGGGCTGGTGTGGTGGAGGTCTGGGGCCGCATGGCAACAGTTAGCAGACAGTCTGTCTGGTGTGAAACCCTGATATAAGAGGGAAAAAACAAGCTCAAAGCCACTGAATATTTCATTGTGTGGGAACTGGTCAAGAAAGTTTTGTTTCCACAAAGAGACACACACCTGGCAGAAAAAGTCGTGGCATAGGATATCATTAAGTTGTGGCCTATCCATTGGGTTTTTGGATAGCATACTGCTGATTAGATGCTTGGCTTGGGGCGACAAAGACGACGGCATGGAATAGCGCGCTTCCCGAATGCACCGGTATGTTTCTTTAAGGTTAGTAGTCTCAAATGGAGGTCTTCCCAAAAGCATGGTATACCTGTTTGGATGCAAATTGTCCATTATAAGCATTTCTGTGACATTTCTGTGAAATCCAAGAGAAACGTTGGCTGATATATACTTACATCACACAACCGAGCGCCCACACATCAGATTCACATCCATGGCCTTGCTTGTTGAGGACTTCAGGTGACAAGTAATTTGGTGTTCCACATATTGTTCTTCTACGGTTCTCGACCGGCTCGAGCTTTGCAGCCAAACCAAAGTCTCCAACCTTGAGCTCCATATACTCATTGATGAAAAAGTTACCTGGGAAGAGCAACAGAATTAgggtttattacatttacatctatgcatttagaaagtttttttaatgatctgtatTGCATTCAAGGTTGatgttttatcagttcatgcattccctgcaATCAGTCACTTTGGCGTCATatttgagctacaggaaggcAGTGTTATTGGGGTTTGAATGTGTGTAATAGTTGCTTACCTAGTTTAAGGTCTCTGTGGAGGATTTCTTGCTCGTGGAGATACTTCAACCCAGAGAGGATCTGTCTTAGGTAGTACCGAACCTCTGGTTCTGTAAGCACCTTTCGGGCTTTGAGAATATGTGCTAGTGACtgtagaaaaataacaaaaaaaaaatgtacatgagCAAAAATATTTCCTACAAGATCTGTTTCCTCAATTGAAGGACGTCGATAGCACTCACCCGTCTGCTGCAGTATTCAAGTAGAATGTAGATATTATCTTTGTCCTCGAAATGGTGGTAGAAGTGAACGATGTGTTTGTGATGCAGGGCTCTGTGCAATTCAATTTCTCTGTCGATCTGTCAATCAAACGGTTGCAAGCTTAATAAACAATTTGAACAATGCAGCCAGGAGCAAATGTGTTACAACAGGAAAGCAAGTTACCTTTTCCCTTTGGTGAGGTTTGGAAACGCGCGTGTGTGGAATGATTTTGGCTGCATACATTTTGCCTGTGCTCAGATCTGTAAATTCATAGCATTTGGCAAAACCAccctgagagagggagagagagaatgcatTATAAGACAATGACAAACTAGagcattatttaaatatattcaactgGTATCGTTTTATGTATGCATAACTATTTTTATTGATTTGGTTTCAAAATTAAAACTTTCAAAGTACAATAGGCTTTCATATGCAGCATGGTATTATCATATTACTGTACTGTAGTATGTAAATAGTGCtccaaaaatatgttattattttttcataatcaaatgtaaaat is part of the Carassius auratus strain Wakin chromosome 10, ASM336829v1, whole genome shotgun sequence genome and harbors:
- the LOC113110189 gene encoding serine/threonine-protein kinase PLK2-like, which gives rise to MDILRTITHHHHQQQPVNKGKMCEHTHHRPTERRRGKSEDNNAHATQEMSRIITDSATGKCYCRGKVLGKGGFAKCYEFTDLSTGKMYAAKIIPHTRVSKPHQREKIDREIELHRALHHKHIVHFYHHFEDKDNIYILLEYCSRRSLAHILKARKVLTEPEVRYYLRQILSGLKYLHEQEILHRDLKLGNFFINEYMELKVGDFGLAAKLEPVENRRRTICGTPNYLSPEVLNKQGHGCESDVWALGCVMYTMLLGRPPFETTNLKETYRCIREARYSMPSSLSPQAKHLISSMLSKNPMDRPQLNDILCHDFFCQGFTPDRLSANCCHAAPDLHHTSPAKSFFKKAAAALFGGKKDKAKYLETQNKPTKEEDDINRLCLDLRKTAISPQPCRQTLEDSKPPIPAAGKPAVPMKDTSSKQHIKDSIRMIVRGTLGSCSSSSECLEDSTMGSVADTVARVLRGCLENMPEANDISKESMNSSFQWVTKWVDYSNKYGFGYQLSDHTVGVLFNNGTHMSLLSDKKTVHYYAELGQCSVFSTSEAPEQFVGQVTILKYFAHYMEENLMDGGDLPNVTDAGKPRLYLLQWLKSDRALMMLFNDGTFQVNFYHDHTKIILCNQSEEYLLTYINEDRVSTTLQLSTLLVSGCSTDLRSRMDYALNMLLQRCN